One genomic window of Streptomonospora nanhaiensis includes the following:
- a CDS encoding alpha/beta fold hydrolase, with protein sequence MPSATGAAVPPRDTALAGAPELAVRRRERPGAPGAPVVLVHGLGGTLEEWEPLAALLAARHPVYSLDLRGHGRSGDADPTLAGCAADVARVVDHFGLRRPVVVGHELGGVVALVCAARRADVAAVVNLGGFGRPDPAVVAEHLGMAPDQAAVHAAAVHRFTVEQTAELFAPMPAATFERALDACRGDPLGLPGAVLAATARRAAATADQLVFPRPGTRAVRALFAELAERDPLDLAERVAAPVLTLAAADPPPPMPGAPARFADIVAAHTAHALARSRPGSRVGAVAGTRVPHLGRPEAVAELIEEFLAGAEPPRRR encoded by the coding sequence ATGCCCAGTGCCACAGGCGCCGCGGTGCCGCCCCGGGATACCGCGCTGGCGGGTGCGCCGGAACTCGCCGTGCGCCGCCGCGAGCGTCCCGGTGCGCCGGGCGCGCCCGTCGTGCTGGTGCACGGCCTGGGCGGCACCCTGGAGGAGTGGGAGCCGCTGGCCGCGCTGCTCGCCGCCCGCCACCCGGTCTACTCCCTCGACCTGCGCGGGCACGGCCGCTCCGGCGACGCCGACCCCACCCTTGCGGGCTGCGCCGCCGACGTCGCACGGGTCGTCGACCACTTCGGCCTGCGCCGCCCGGTGGTGGTGGGCCACGAACTGGGCGGTGTGGTCGCGCTCGTCTGCGCCGCGCGCCGCGCCGACGTGGCGGCGGTGGTCAACCTCGGCGGGTTCGGCCGGCCCGACCCCGCGGTGGTGGCCGAGCACCTGGGCATGGCCCCCGACCAGGCGGCGGTGCACGCCGCCGCCGTGCACCGCTTCACCGTCGAGCAGACCGCCGAACTGTTCGCCCCGATGCCCGCGGCCACCTTCGAGCGCGCGCTGGACGCCTGCCGGGGCGATCCCCTCGGGCTGCCCGGGGCCGTGCTTGCCGCCACGGCCCGGCGCGCCGCCGCAACGGCCGACCAGCTCGTGTTCCCCCGCCCCGGCACGCGCGCGGTCCGGGCGCTGTTCGCCGAACTCGCCGAGCGCGACCCCCTCGACCTGGCCGAGCGCGTGGCCGCCCCCGTCCTGACCCTCGCCGCGGCCGACCCCCCGCCCCCGATGCCCGGGGCGCCCGCGCGCTTCGCCGACATCGTCGCCGCGCACACCGCCCACGCGTTGGCGCGGTCGCGCCCGGGCTCCCGGGTCGGCGCGGTCGCGGGCACGCGCGTCCCGCACCTGGGCCGCCCCGAGGCGGTCGCCGAACTCATCGAGGAGTTCCTGGCCGGTGCTGAGCCGCCGCGCCGCCGGTGA
- a CDS encoding lysylphosphatidylglycerol synthase domain-containing protein: MLSRLRANRWVRLSVVALVLVFAGAALHSRWDEARDALSTLSPWPLAASALAAMAGLGAQMMAWRAILAGLGSPLPVPAAARVMFLGQLGKYLPGSVWAFVAQVELARDHRVERPRGLSATLLAVAVTLTVNLAVAAATLPFVSEAAARRWWWVLVCAPVLLAALHPRVVTAVIRAGARLVPRSRRPAEARPERIGGRAMAAAVAWSLAAWVPLAAHVWTLTAAAGAGADPRALPAAAGAYALAWTLGVLVVFAPAGLGIREVVLVVGLAPVLDPGSALVVAALSRLIMTLADLAWAGLAVLVSRSPVAPERP; encoded by the coding sequence GTGCTGAGCCGCCTCCGCGCCAACCGATGGGTGCGCCTGTCCGTCGTCGCGCTCGTCCTCGTCTTCGCCGGCGCCGCGCTCCACAGCCGCTGGGACGAGGCGCGCGACGCGCTGAGCACGCTGTCGCCCTGGCCGCTGGCGGCCTCGGCGCTGGCGGCCATGGCCGGGCTGGGCGCGCAGATGATGGCCTGGCGGGCGATCCTGGCCGGGCTGGGCTCCCCGCTCCCGGTTCCGGCGGCCGCGCGCGTGATGTTCCTCGGCCAACTCGGCAAGTACCTGCCCGGCTCGGTGTGGGCGTTCGTCGCCCAGGTGGAGCTGGCCCGCGACCACCGGGTGGAGCGGCCGCGCGGCCTGAGCGCGACTTTGCTGGCGGTGGCGGTGACACTCACCGTGAACCTCGCCGTGGCCGCCGCGACCCTGCCGTTCGTCTCCGAGGCCGCGGCGCGCCGCTGGTGGTGGGTGCTGGTGTGCGCGCCGGTCCTGCTGGCCGCCCTGCACCCGCGGGTCGTGACGGCGGTGATCCGCGCGGGGGCCCGGCTGGTGCCGCGCTCGCGGCGGCCGGCCGAGGCGCGACCGGAGCGGATCGGCGGCCGGGCCATGGCGGCGGCGGTGGCGTGGTCGCTGGCGGCGTGGGTGCCGCTGGCCGCGCACGTGTGGACCCTGACGGCGGCGGCCGGAGCCGGCGCCGACCCCCGCGCCCTCCCGGCGGCGGCGGGGGCCTACGCGCTGGCCTGGACGCTGGGCGTCCTGGTGGTGTTCGCGCCGGCGGGCCTGGGCATACGGGAGGTCGTGCTGGTGGTGGGGCTGGCCCCGGTGCTCGACCCGGGGTCGGCCCTGGTGGTGGCCGCGCTGTCGCGGCTGATCATGACGCTGGCGGACCTGGCGTGGGCGGGCCTGGCCGTCCTGGTGTCCCGCTCACCGGTGGCCCCGGAACGGCCCTGA
- a CDS encoding acyltransferase gives MRVSRLVSWTLRALWSWARRNADVRAGSRAARRFAAYGPGTSIAFPPATIFGEPWIELGAHTLLGADITLTAGMVPGLDLGPRPLIRIGDGCTIGRGSHVVAHRSIEVGDDVFTGPYVYITDQNHVYADIDVPVGRQWPADAPVRIGAGTWIGANAVVLPGARLGRNCVVAASSVVRPGDYPDYSVIAGVPGRIVRRYDPEAGWVPPLRGSGTVRPAPSLDGGGVAPPEV, from the coding sequence ATGCGGGTGTCACGACTGGTCTCCTGGACGCTGCGCGCACTGTGGTCCTGGGCGCGGCGCAACGCCGACGTCCGCGCGGGCTCGCGCGCCGCGCGCCGCTTCGCCGCCTACGGGCCCGGCACCTCCATCGCCTTCCCGCCCGCCACGATCTTCGGCGAGCCGTGGATCGAGCTGGGCGCCCACACCCTGCTGGGCGCCGACATCACGCTCACGGCCGGCATGGTGCCGGGCCTGGACCTGGGTCCGCGCCCGCTGATCCGGATCGGCGACGGCTGCACGATCGGGCGCGGCTCCCACGTGGTGGCCCACCGCTCGATCGAGGTCGGCGACGACGTGTTCACCGGCCCCTACGTCTACATCACCGACCAGAACCACGTGTACGCCGACATCGACGTGCCCGTCGGCCGCCAGTGGCCCGCCGACGCCCCCGTCCGCATCGGCGCCGGCACCTGGATCGGCGCCAACGCCGTGGTGCTGCCCGGCGCCCGGCTGGGCCGCAACTGCGTGGTCGCCGCCAGTTCGGTGGTGCGCCCCGGCGACTACCCCGACTACAGCGTGATCGCCGGGGTGCCCGGGCGGATCGTGCGCCGCTACGACCCCGAGGCCGGGTGGGTGCCGCCCCTGCGCGGCAGCGGGACCGTCCGGCCCGCCCCCTCCCTCGACGGCGGCGGTGTTGCCCCGCCGGAGGTGTGA
- a CDS encoding cystathionine beta-synthase: MRVHNSLIELVGNTPLLRLNKVTSGLAPTVLAKVEYFNPGGSVKDRIALRMVEEAEKAGKLRPGGTIVEPTSGNTGVGLAIVAAEKGYRCVFVCPDKVGSDKLAVLRAYGAEVVVCPTTVAPEHPDSYYSVSDRLAQTIPGAWKPDQYSNPGNPESHYRSTGPEIWEQTEGRITHFVAGIGTGGTITGTGRYLKEVSQGRVKIIGADPEGSVYSGGTGRPYLVEGVGEDIWPQTYDPAVCDEVIAVSDKESFLMTRRLARDETLLVGGSCGLAVVAALRVAATASPEDVIVVLLPDGGRGYLGKIFNDEWMADFGFLAEETEEATAGDVLAAKGRDLPDFVHIHPHESVGTAVSIMREYGVSQLPVMKEEPPVMAAEVVGAVAERDVLDALFHGRANLDDPVEGHMGAPLPVVGSGEPVSRCVELLQESGAVVVLMDGKPSGLLTRQDVLAHLSL, encoded by the coding sequence ATGCGGGTCCACAACTCTTTGATCGAACTGGTGGGGAACACCCCGCTGCTGCGGCTGAACAAGGTGACGAGCGGGCTCGCCCCCACCGTGCTGGCCAAGGTCGAGTACTTCAACCCGGGCGGGTCGGTCAAGGACCGGATCGCCCTGCGCATGGTCGAGGAGGCCGAGAAGGCCGGCAAGCTGCGCCCCGGCGGCACCATCGTCGAGCCGACCTCCGGCAACACCGGTGTGGGGCTGGCGATCGTCGCCGCCGAGAAGGGCTACCGCTGCGTCTTCGTGTGCCCCGACAAGGTGGGCTCGGACAAGCTCGCCGTGCTGCGCGCCTACGGCGCCGAGGTCGTGGTCTGCCCCACCACCGTGGCGCCCGAGCACCCCGACTCCTACTACTCGGTCTCCGACCGCCTGGCCCAGACCATCCCCGGCGCCTGGAAGCCCGACCAGTACAGCAACCCGGGCAACCCGGAGTCGCACTACCGCTCCACCGGCCCGGAGATCTGGGAGCAGACCGAGGGGCGCATCACCCACTTCGTGGCCGGTATCGGCACGGGCGGCACCATCACCGGCACCGGCCGCTACCTCAAGGAGGTCTCCCAGGGGCGGGTGAAGATCATCGGCGCCGACCCGGAGGGCTCGGTCTACTCCGGCGGCACCGGCCGCCCCTACCTGGTCGAGGGCGTCGGCGAGGACATCTGGCCGCAGACCTACGACCCCGCCGTCTGCGACGAGGTCATCGCGGTCAGCGACAAGGAGTCCTTCCTGATGACCCGGCGCCTGGCCCGCGACGAGACGCTGCTGGTGGGCGGCTCCTGCGGACTGGCCGTGGTCGCCGCCCTGCGCGTGGCGGCCACCGCCTCGCCCGAGGACGTCATCGTGGTGCTGCTGCCCGACGGCGGGCGCGGCTACCTCGGCAAGATCTTCAACGACGAGTGGATGGCCGACTTCGGGTTCCTGGCCGAGGAGACCGAGGAGGCCACGGCGGGCGACGTGCTCGCCGCCAAGGGCCGCGACCTGCCCGACTTCGTGCACATCCACCCGCACGAGTCGGTGGGCACGGCGGTGTCGATCATGCGCGAGTACGGGGTCTCGCAGCTGCCCGTCATGAAGGAGGAGCCCCCGGTCATGGCGGCCGAGGTGGTCGGCGCGGTCGCCGAGCGCGACGTGCTCGACGCGCTGTTCCACGGGCGCGCCAACCTGGACGACCCGGTCGAGGGGCACATGGGCGCCCCGCTGCCCGTGGTGGGCTCGGGCGAGCCGGTCAGCCGCTGCGTGGAACTGCTCCAGGAGTCGGGCGCGGTGGTGGTGCTGATGGACGGCAAGCCATCAGGGCTGCTGACCCGCCAGGACGTGCTCGCGCACCTGTCGCTGTAG
- a CDS encoding SGNH/GDSL hydrolase family protein, producing MVLRAARARRIATATAFGGGGITLLGATTVGLLYLQARMAVHAIGFTKWQPPKADGVYGQGTGTPLLFAMMGDSTAAGYAVADPLETPGSMLASGIAAVADRPVRLRRVAKVGATSADLHEQLEKLRRRKRAPDLAVIFIGANDVIRRMRPADSVRHLQEVVRELVGMGTAVVVGTCPDLGTVQPIGQPLRYIARRASRQLAAAQTIGVVEAGGRTVSLGSLLAEDFLARPDELFGPDRFHPSARGYAHAAAAVLPSACAALGLLPEPADRLESPLGEDVLPVHRAAVAAAETGGSEVSRARVGGRERGPRGRWATLMRRRPRTEEVAPGTGAPPVAVEDDDTAEHEVSGSSAAG from the coding sequence ATGGTGCTGCGCGCCGCACGCGCCCGCAGGATCGCCACGGCGACCGCGTTCGGGGGTGGCGGGATCACCCTGCTGGGCGCCACCACCGTGGGGCTCCTCTACCTCCAGGCGCGCATGGCCGTGCACGCCATCGGCTTCACCAAGTGGCAGCCGCCCAAGGCCGACGGCGTCTACGGACAGGGCACCGGCACCCCGCTGCTGTTCGCCATGATGGGCGACTCCACGGCCGCGGGCTACGCCGTCGCCGACCCCCTGGAGACCCCCGGAAGCATGCTGGCCTCGGGCATCGCGGCGGTGGCCGACCGCCCGGTGCGGCTGCGCCGGGTGGCCAAGGTCGGCGCCACCTCGGCCGACCTGCACGAGCAGCTGGAGAAGCTGCGCCGGCGCAAGCGCGCGCCCGACCTCGCGGTCATCTTCATCGGCGCCAACGACGTCATCCGCCGCATGCGCCCGGCCGACTCCGTGCGCCACCTCCAGGAGGTCGTGCGCGAACTGGTGGGCATGGGCACCGCCGTGGTGGTGGGCACCTGCCCCGACCTCGGCACGGTGCAGCCCATCGGCCAGCCGCTGCGCTACATCGCCCGGCGGGCCTCGCGCCAGCTCGCCGCCGCGCAGACCATCGGCGTCGTCGAGGCGGGCGGGCGCACGGTGTCGCTGGGCAGCCTGCTGGCCGAGGACTTTCTGGCCCGCCCCGACGAGCTGTTCGGCCCCGACCGGTTCCACCCCTCCGCCCGGGGGTACGCGCACGCGGCGGCCGCCGTCCTGCCCTCGGCGTGCGCGGCCCTGGGCCTGCTGCCCGAGCCGGCGGACCGGCTGGAGTCCCCCCTCGGCGAGGACGTGCTGCCCGTGCACCGGGCGGCGGTGGCGGCCGCCGAGACCGGCGGCAGCGAGGTCAGCCGGGCCCGGGTCGGCGGCCGCGAGCGCGGCCCCCGGGGCCGCTGGGCCACCCTCATGCGCCGCCGGCCCCGCACCGAGGAGGTCGCCCCCGGCACCGGGGCCCCGCCGGTCGCGGTCGAGGACGACGACACCGCCGAACACGAGGTCAGCGGGTCCTCGGCCGCCGGCTGA
- a CDS encoding acetyl-CoA C-acetyltransferase encodes MPEAVIVATARSPIGRAFKGSLKDIRPDDLAAQVITAALAKVPQLDPADVEDLLLGCGLPGGEQGHNLARVIAVQLGLDGVPGATVTRYCSSSLQTTRMAYHAIKAGEGDVFVSAGVEMVSRFVKGNSDSLPDTKNPVFTDAEERTAKRAEGGAPPWRDPREDGRLPDVYIAMGQTAENVAQLRGVSRRRQDEFGVRSQNLAEKSIDNGFWSREIVPVTLPDGTVVDTDDGPRRGTTYEKVAELKPVFRPDGTVTAGNCCPLNDGAAALVIMSDTKAAQLGITPLARIVSTGVSALSPEIMGLGPVEASRQALARANMSIGDIDLVEINEAFAAQVLPSADDLGIDIDRQLNVNGGAIAVGHPFGMTGARIATTLLNGLDFHDKTFGLETMCVGGGQGMAAVYERLS; translated from the coding sequence ATGCCCGAAGCCGTCATCGTCGCGACCGCGCGTTCTCCCATCGGGCGCGCCTTCAAGGGCTCCTTGAAGGACATCCGGCCCGACGACCTCGCCGCGCAGGTCATCACCGCCGCGCTCGCCAAGGTTCCCCAGCTGGACCCCGCGGACGTCGAGGACCTGCTCCTCGGCTGCGGGCTGCCCGGCGGCGAGCAGGGGCACAACCTGGCGCGCGTCATCGCCGTCCAGCTCGGGCTCGACGGTGTGCCCGGGGCCACCGTGACCCGCTACTGCTCCTCGTCGCTGCAGACCACCCGCATGGCCTACCACGCCATCAAGGCCGGCGAGGGCGACGTGTTCGTCTCCGCCGGCGTCGAGATGGTCAGCCGGTTCGTGAAGGGCAACAGCGACTCCCTCCCCGACACCAAGAACCCTGTCTTCACCGACGCCGAGGAGCGCACCGCCAAGCGCGCCGAGGGCGGGGCGCCGCCCTGGCGCGACCCGCGCGAGGACGGCCGGCTGCCCGATGTCTACATCGCCATGGGCCAGACCGCCGAGAACGTCGCGCAGCTGCGCGGGGTGTCGCGGCGGCGCCAGGACGAGTTCGGCGTGCGGTCCCAGAACCTCGCCGAGAAGTCGATCGACAACGGGTTCTGGAGCCGGGAGATCGTGCCCGTCACGCTGCCCGACGGCACCGTGGTCGACACCGACGACGGCCCGCGGCGCGGCACCACCTACGAGAAGGTGGCCGAACTCAAGCCGGTCTTCCGCCCCGACGGCACCGTGACGGCGGGCAACTGCTGCCCGCTCAACGACGGCGCCGCTGCGCTGGTGATCATGAGCGACACCAAGGCCGCCCAGCTCGGCATCACCCCGCTGGCGCGCATCGTCTCCACCGGGGTCAGCGCGCTGTCGCCGGAGATCATGGGCCTGGGCCCGGTCGAGGCGTCGCGCCAGGCCCTGGCCCGCGCCAACATGAGCATCGGCGACATCGACCTGGTCGAGATCAACGAGGCGTTCGCCGCCCAGGTGCTGCCCTCGGCCGACGACCTGGGCATCGACATCGACCGCCAGCTCAACGTCAACGGCGGCGCCATCGCCGTGGGCCACCCTTTCGGCATGACCGGGGCCCGTATCGCCACCACGCTGCTCAACGGCCTGGACTTCCACGACAAGACCTTCGGCCTGGAGACCATGTGCGTGGGCGGCGGCCAGGGCATGGCGGCGGTCTACGAGCGGCTGAGCTGA
- a CDS encoding DUF4287 domain-containing protein, whose translation MSVTHSPETHAQLIARIPTVTGRELSEWFDTLEQGPGLSRCLERSNWLADEYNLSHGYAQAIVQEYDRRRRNRSFVPRQRP comes from the coding sequence ATGTCGGTAACCCACTCGCCGGAGACGCACGCGCAACTGATCGCCCGGATCCCGACCGTCACCGGCCGCGAACTCAGCGAGTGGTTCGACACGCTCGAACAGGGCCCCGGTCTGTCCCGCTGCCTGGAACGCTCCAACTGGCTGGCCGACGAGTACAACCTCAGTCACGGCTACGCCCAGGCGATCGTCCAGGAGTACGACCGGCGCCGGCGCAACCGGTCCTTCGTACCGAGGCAGCGCCCCTGA
- a CDS encoding Bax inhibitor-1/YccA family protein encodes MQIRSSNPVLKRAVRSGRAGYGQSYQAPYGQGGPYQQGYQQPYGQPGYPQPGYPPQGYGYPQPGQAPYGQPGYGAPSAADRLTIDDVVVRSAITIGMVILTAVPTYLITVAGNPLGMGLAIIGAIGALILGLVIGFRQSTNPALILVYAALEGLFVGGLSGILELSLAASSGSAIGSLVTQAVFATLITAGAVLAVYRFRIIRVTNTFVKVVTAAALGLLVLLLVNLVAALFIPGGLGLREPSLLGLGISLIAVTLAAAMLMIEFRGIEDALNMGLPRKFSWQLAFGLTVTLVWLYIEIIRLIWIIRSLFSE; translated from the coding sequence ATGCAGATTAGGAGTTCCAACCCCGTTCTCAAACGGGCCGTGCGGTCCGGCCGCGCCGGCTATGGGCAGTCGTACCAGGCGCCGTACGGCCAGGGCGGGCCCTACCAGCAGGGCTACCAGCAGCCCTACGGCCAGCCCGGCTACCCCCAGCCCGGGTACCCCCCGCAGGGCTACGGCTACCCGCAGCCCGGCCAGGCCCCCTACGGCCAGCCCGGCTACGGCGCGCCCTCGGCCGCCGACCGCCTGACCATCGACGACGTGGTGGTGCGCAGCGCCATCACCATCGGCATGGTCATCCTGACCGCCGTGCCGACCTACCTCATCACCGTCGCGGGCAACCCGCTCGGCATGGGGCTGGCGATCATCGGCGCGATCGGTGCCTTGATCCTGGGCCTGGTCATCGGCTTCCGGCAGTCCACCAACCCGGCGCTGATCCTGGTCTACGCCGCGCTGGAGGGCCTGTTCGTCGGCGGCCTCAGCGGCATCCTCGAACTCTCGCTGGCGGCGTCGTCGGGCTCGGCCATCGGCTCGCTGGTCACCCAGGCGGTCTTCGCCACGCTCATCACCGCCGGCGCGGTGCTGGCCGTCTACCGGTTCCGCATCATCCGCGTGACCAACACCTTCGTCAAGGTCGTCACGGCGGCGGCGCTGGGCCTGCTCGTGCTGCTGCTGGTCAACCTGGTGGCGGCGCTGTTCATCCCGGGCGGCCTGGGGCTGCGCGAACCCTCCCTGCTGGGCCTGGGCATCTCGCTCATCGCGGTCACCCTGGCCGCGGCCATGCTGATGATCGAGTTCCGCGGCATCGAGGACGCCCTGAACATGGGCCTGCCGCGCAAGTTCTCCTGGCAACTGGCCTTCGGCCTGACCGTCACGCTGGTCTGGCTCTACATCGAGATCATCCGGCTGATCTGGATCATCCGCTCGCTGTTCAGCGAGTGA
- a CDS encoding TauD/TfdA dioxygenase family protein, whose translation MTVLTTGTTPAPAARALREARCVDDAVVEGPRVLRRLPEGAEERPYTAFEVRPLGRVIGAEIHGVDLREPISEELRAEIHRALLEFKVVFFRDQPITARRQQEIARMWGELETNPFIDQGEDAHIARFAKGDMPPSYENVWHTDVTWREAPAMGAILRLVEVPPQGGDTMWADMGAAYDNLPDEVKERIDGAVAEHDVIPGFARFLGHEKLLEWQDRFPPVHHPVVRTHPETGRKTLFVNVSFTTRILGMAPEESDRLLRFLFQQAHVPEYQVRFQWRKDSIAFWDNRATQHYAVNDYHPHRRVAERVAIVGDRPF comes from the coding sequence ATGACCGTCCTCACCACCGGGACCACCCCCGCCCCCGCGGCGCGCGCGCTGCGCGAGGCCCGCTGCGTCGACGACGCCGTCGTCGAGGGCCCCCGCGTCCTGCGCCGGCTGCCCGAGGGCGCCGAGGAGCGCCCCTACACCGCCTTCGAGGTCCGCCCACTGGGCCGGGTCATCGGCGCCGAGATCCACGGCGTCGACCTGCGCGAGCCCATCAGCGAGGAGCTGCGCGCCGAGATCCACCGCGCGCTGCTGGAGTTCAAGGTCGTCTTCTTCCGCGACCAGCCCATCACCGCCCGGCGTCAGCAGGAGATCGCCCGCATGTGGGGCGAGCTGGAGACCAACCCGTTCATCGACCAGGGCGAGGACGCCCACATCGCCCGCTTCGCCAAGGGCGACATGCCGCCGAGCTACGAGAACGTCTGGCACACCGACGTCACCTGGCGCGAGGCCCCCGCCATGGGCGCGATCCTGCGGCTGGTCGAGGTCCCGCCGCAGGGCGGCGACACCATGTGGGCCGACATGGGCGCCGCCTACGACAACCTGCCCGACGAGGTCAAGGAGCGCATCGACGGCGCGGTCGCCGAGCACGACGTCATCCCCGGGTTCGCCCGGTTCCTCGGCCACGAGAAGCTGCTGGAGTGGCAGGACCGGTTCCCGCCGGTGCACCACCCGGTCGTGCGCACCCACCCCGAGACCGGCCGCAAGACCCTGTTCGTCAACGTCTCCTTCACCACCCGCATCCTGGGCATGGCGCCCGAGGAGAGCGACCGGCTGCTGCGCTTTCTGTTCCAGCAGGCGCACGTACCCGAGTACCAGGTGCGCTTCCAGTGGCGCAAGGACTCCATCGCCTTCTGGGACAACCGCGCCACCCAGCACTACGCGGTGAACGACTACCACCCGCACCGGCGCGTGGCCGAGCGCGTCGCGATCGTGGGCGACCGGCCGTTCTGA
- a CDS encoding proline dehydrogenase family protein, translated as MLRTALLAAGRSRACRAAVERAPVTRELVARYVAGSTLEEALGAVEALAADREVTLDHLGEDVTDAARARATVDAYTRLLAELARTGLAARAEVSVKLSAVGRLLPRDGEKIALDNARRICAAAAEAGTAVTLDMEDHTAVDATLGILAALRADFPSTGAVLQAYLRRTEADCRDLSGAGSRVRLCKGAYDEPESVAYRDRREVDRSYVRCLRILMRGTGYPMVATHDPRLVAIAGRLAEDAGRGPADYEHQMLYGVRDREQRRLAAEGRRMRVYVPYGDEWYGYFMRRLAERPANVAFFARSLLSRG; from the coding sequence ATGCTCCGCACCGCACTGCTGGCCGCCGGGCGCTCCCGCGCCTGCCGCGCGGCCGTGGAACGCGCGCCGGTGACGCGCGAACTGGTGGCCCGGTACGTGGCCGGGTCCACCCTGGAGGAGGCGCTCGGCGCGGTCGAGGCGCTGGCCGCCGACCGCGAGGTCACGCTCGACCACCTGGGCGAGGACGTCACCGACGCCGCGCGGGCGCGTGCCACCGTCGACGCCTACACCCGGCTGCTGGCCGAACTCGCCCGCACCGGCCTGGCCGCCCGCGCCGAGGTCTCGGTGAAGCTGTCGGCGGTGGGCCGGCTGCTGCCGCGCGACGGGGAGAAGATCGCCCTGGACAACGCCCGCCGCATCTGCGCGGCCGCGGCCGAGGCGGGCACCGCGGTGACCCTGGACATGGAGGACCACACGGCGGTGGACGCCACCCTGGGGATCCTGGCCGCCCTGCGGGCGGACTTCCCCTCGACGGGCGCGGTGCTCCAGGCCTACCTGCGCCGCACCGAGGCCGACTGCCGCGACCTCAGCGGCGCGGGGTCGCGGGTGCGGCTGTGCAAGGGCGCCTACGACGAGCCGGAGTCGGTGGCCTACCGCGACCGGCGCGAGGTGGACCGGTCCTACGTGCGCTGCCTGCGGATCCTCATGCGCGGCACCGGCTACCCCATGGTGGCCACCCACGACCCCCGGCTCGTCGCGATCGCCGGCCGGCTCGCCGAGGACGCCGGCCGCGGCCCCGCCGACTACGAGCACCAGATGCTCTACGGCGTGCGCGACCGCGAGCAGCGGCGCCTCGCCGCCGAAGGCCGGCGGATGCGGGTGTACGTGCCCTACGGCGACGAGTGGTACGGCTACTTCATGCGCCGCCTCGCCGAGCGCCCGGCCAACGTGGCGTTCTTCGCGCGCTCGCTGCTCAGCCGGGGCTGA